The following proteins are co-located in the Calliphora vicina chromosome 2, idCalVici1.1, whole genome shotgun sequence genome:
- the Fam92 gene encoding CBY1-interacting BAR domain-containing protein homolog has product MFRRGKLAFLNTKDDRIKIINERINLTEKHLIEMCSTFAACTRKLAKFRDSYDELSKCLKHYSDDEEINESFSDGLKNFTNAVTILADYMDLNVHRKELKIVNELAQFDSLCKTTRDNLRTAVIARDKEVLKQRQMLELKSKFSANNSAADSELLKAKMEVNRTNKEIDEIISNFEKRKLNDLKTILVDFILISMKYHTKSLEALSASYYDVSNIDERGDFMEFQKLMKSKTEAQEKKTTKKAASLRSQSMESLDRDQLLSPLKRKGRMSKSTKNLAENKTDEEEDDDDEEEEEEEDDEEDEEEDDSENSKSEDDSVTEAEDVGEATNLDNASDLKANKLNFKKPLAKPQVKHPFKAVAATHVRLQKQMHVQS; this is encoded by the exons atgtttcgTCGTGGCAAATTAGCATTTCTAAATACCAAAGATGATCGCATTAAAATTATTAACGAACGCATTAATTTAAccgaaaaacatttaattgaaaTGTGTTCCACTTTCGCTGCCTGCACTAGGAAGTTGGCcaa ATTTCGTGATTCCTATGATGAATTATCCAAATGCTTGAAACACTATTCGGATGATGAGGAAATCAATGAAAGTTTTAGTGATGGTTTAAAGAATTTCACCAATGCTGTTACCATTTTGGCCGATTATATGGATTTAAATGTGCATCGCAAGGAATTAAAA ATTGTCAATGAATTGGCCCAGTTTGATAGTCTGTGTAAAACGACTAGAGATAATTTACGAACAGCAGTAATAGCTCGTGATAAGGAGGTTTTGAAGCAGCGTCAAATGCTGGAACTGAAATCGAAATTTTCTGCAAATAAT TCCGCCGCCGATTCTGAGCTGCTGAAAGCCAAAATGGAAGTAAATCGTACAAACAAGGAAATCGATGAGATTATAAGCAATTTTGAGAAGCGTAAACTAAAcgatttgaaaacaattttagtggATTTCATATTGATCTCCATGAAATATCACACAAAGTCATTGGAAGCCTTATCGGCCAGTTACTATGATGTCAGCAATATAGATGAGAGGGGTGATTTTATGGAGTttcaaaaactaatgaaatCGAAGACCGAAGCTcaagaaaagaaaacaacaaaaaaagcagccagtttgagatcaCAATCTATGGAAAGTTTAGATAGAGATCAACTGTTGAGTCCTTTGAAAAGGAAGGGAAGAATGAGTAAATCTACCAAGAATTTGGCAGAAAATAAAACCGATGAAGAGGAagacgatgatgatgaagaagaaGAGGAGGAAGAGGATGATGAGGAGGATGAAGAGGAG GATGACAGCGAGAATTCCAAATCAGAGGACGACTCAGTAACCGAAGCTGAAGATGTGGGCGAAGCAACTAATTTGGATAATGCCTCTGATTTAAAggcaaataaattgaattttaagaaaCCCTTAGCCAAACCTCAAGTTAAGCATCCGTTCAAAGCTGTGGCGGCTACACATGTAAGATTGCAAAAGCAAATGCATGTGCAGTCTTAA
- the LOC135950274 gene encoding heat shock factor-binding protein 1 has translation MTDMKNEMDSDLDQNYSLNSNADPKNMQELTIYVQSLLQNVQDKFQTMSDQIITRIDDMGNRIDDLEKSIADLMNQAGVEGPEK, from the exons ATGACTGACATGAAAAATGAGATGGACAGCGATTTGGATCAAAACTATTCGCTGAACAGCAATGCAGACCCCAAGAATATGCAGGAATTGACAATTTAT GTACAAAGTCTGCTGCAAAATGTCCAagataaatttcaaacaatgtCTGATCAAATTATAACACGCATCGATGATATGGGCAATCGAATAGATGATTTGGAGAAAAGTATTGCCGATCTAATGAATCAAGCTGGCGTTGAAGGTCCCGAAAAGTAA